The Ahaetulla prasina isolate Xishuangbanna chromosome 7, ASM2864084v1, whole genome shotgun sequence genome segment TTTTTTCCTTGCTGGCTTAGCCTTAAAAGCCTCTGCCAAGCTCTGATTGGAAAGTCAACAGTCCTTTGCATTTTGAAACGGTACAAAAAGATGTGATTCATATAGTGATTCTTCTCACCGGGAAAGGCTGAAGATCTTCAGTATCATCTCGGATGACCActatatgaaaaaagaaatattatgcgGGGGAACAGAAAAAACACATAAAATTCATATACATAAATTGAATGTCCTTTTTGTATTCAGtttttatatttcatataaatattttatattttagccaTACTGTATATAACTACCTCCCCCAATAATCAAAGAGAAGAAACATCAGGATAATATATTTTTGGAGTCATATCTCTTAGTTCAGTTTTAGCATAGTTcttaataatattgtaattttggattttaatattttaacatttttaaagttgTTCTGTAACCTGGAACCTCTTGTTTTTGTTGCATAAACAGCTTTCAGTGATTAAATGCCAttcattttccatttatttttatataaggaGGGATTCTTAAGTTTTGTTTAAGTATTAATTCAGAccagtttaattattttaatgcacctgacaaatttttaattttgctaCATAACTTCCCCAAACATGACCTCCTGACTGCTCCCTTCAATTACGAAAAGAATTGGGGATTATAGCCCACCATATTAAAGAGCAACAAGTGGAATAAGGGTTGTGCTTAGGAAAGCCAGATGATTTCCACTCAGCTATTTCACCGCTCTGAATTCAACAGATTTCTTTAGTAGCTATATCATTAGATATTGGTATATGTCACTCACCCTGTTCTTCTTCCCCAAAGCTTTTTTCTTGCGTTTTATCCAAGTTAGCCAACTCAAGGTCAGGTGGTCTTGTTTTTTGTTCTTCTCCTTTCCCATCAGAACATCCCCCATTGTATAGAAATGTCTGTACTGTACAACTTGATGCAGGACCAAAACCTGCTTTAAGATGAGGTATTGGATCACTGTCAGTTGAAGGAGTCCATTCCCCCAGTTGAATACTGGACTGGGATGCATGACCAAAGGCGCTCCATCGAGGCTTTGAACTCTCCGAATCCGAAACCAGCTCTCCAACTTTAAAATGTGACTCAGAGGCATGGCCATGGACATTCCACCGAGGTCGAGAAGATAGACTTTCGGAAACATTTTCCCCAGTACAGATATTGGTATCCAAGATGTCCCCCTGAGTGTTCCATCGAGCTCTTGTGGCTTCTACCTTTGGCACATATTCACCAATCTCTATATTAGCATCTGAAGCATGACCATGAATGTTCCACCTGGGTCTTGAGAGCTCTACCTCAGAGGCATATTCTCCAACAGGAATATGAGCTATGGAAACATGCCCATGGATGTTCCAGCGAGGCCGGCGAGGCCCTTCTCCAGAAGTATATTCTCCAACCTTGATGTGTGCATCTGAGGAATGCCCATGGGGATTTGAATGTGGTTGGGAGAGTTCAGTATGAGGAACGTAGCCTCCTATTTTAATACTCGCATCAGATATGTGGCCATGAATGTTCCACCGAGGTCTCCTGCTTTCAACATCGAACACATTTTCGCCAACCTGAATGTGGCTTTGTGAAACCAAAGGGCTGAGAACAGTGTTAAAATCATATTCATTATCCAGAGAAGCATGGAAGACTGCTTCTCCTTCTGTAGCCTCTTTTGGCAGAGAATCACTTTCCTTTCTTTGATCACTTAAGGAAAGATCTGAATTGATACTTTCCAAAGCTTCATCCAACAGGTTTGCCTGTTGCGTCGTTTGGAGTATTTCTTCTTGGGGTTTTGGCAAAAAATCTTCAAAATTCAGACCAAGCTCAGACATACCCTTTGAAAGTGTTGCCATCTGATCACTAGACACTGTTTGAGAAGCAACTTCTGCTTCTTCCGATTCAGAGCAGTCCGTAGGCTGCACATTTAGGGGCTGTGTTAATTCCAATGACTGATCATTTGAAATGTAATTTGTCAGTTCAGATTTTGTATCTCTCCCCATGTTCATAACCTTTTGATGGTCAGACTCTAAAGAAGTTACCTTAAAtgcaaaaattgaaaataattacAATATATATGTAATTCAATTACATAGCTGACTTAtattcaattcttttctttcatttgaagTTTCTGAAATTACTTACATACGATTTTAATTTACAGTTGTACCAGCTCATCTTATTGTCTTCACTAAATTTCTCAAAGGGTTCAACAGTATTTCATATACCATGGAAATCATCTGGGTTACCACAAACATATAAGCACTAATCAAAGGGCATATTCATCTTTAAACCAACAGCCAATTTAATGGTAGGCTACATGTATGAAGAAAATGGACTGCAACTTAAAACAAAAATCAGGATGGCTACTTCAAATCTGAATAGAATAAACATGGCTAAAAGGAGAAATGGTCTGAAGTAAGATAGttccttatatttattttaaaactgcatCAGTTTTGATTGGCCaacatgctaaaaaaaaatataaaaaatgactTTCCTGAATTCCAGGAAATGATGTAGATATACATACTATACTATTACACACTATTTGCTCATTAGAGATGGAGCAAAGCATTGAAAGGGGTACATTGCAATATGTACCAATATAATAAAGTACACCCTGAAAGCATTATGCTTTCTGTACCAAACTAATATTAACTTTTGTTAATATTGAAACTTTATCCCGTTTTTACACTCTTGAACAGGAAAAGTTATGGCTTTTTAATAACACAGAGTTAAATGATACTTTTTGTAGTTGTAAAAATGGCTATTGTCAAGTATCAGTCTATGATAAAATGTCTCTTTTTACTAGACATTTTACTAGCTTTTAAACTCTGGCCCCAAGCTATATATGTAAGAAGAAGTACAAACCTGAAGATCAGCATCTCTCCCTTGGCCTGCAGCCAGCATAACCTGTTGACTTTGGTCTTCTGGAATTATATTTACTTTTTTCCTGTACTTTCCACCAGGAAGTTTTTCAAGCATGTcctaaatataaaatagaaatattaatgttTGTAATAAGTAGGTtcaatgtgattttaaaaaaagaaagaaaagtatcaGTACCTCAATATGTTGTTGATCTTTTAACAGAAAATTGAGACGGGCTGCTTCCAGTTTATGCCTCTGTATTCTCCataaagcttttttttctctACGAGCTGCATCTTCAGACAGCTTAGTATAATGGTCAATTAACTCTTGTctaaatggaaaggaaaaaaaaataccattggTATCTTAGATCAAAGATACTATTAAAGCAGAGCAAAACTAGCAAAGTTGATTAATACAAATTGCATTACTTCCAAAATAAATTCAGCCCTAACGGTCCAAATTAATGAGCAAGATAGACATTCATGGAATTCAATTTAATGAAGTTACCTGTAATGTAATTATAGTGTTCAAAGCTTACAAAATAATTACCAAAAAAATCTACGCTAACTGCCATGTGTTGCTGTGTCAGATGGCAAGATTAATATTGCTCTATCACAGTTCTGTACTGTAAGTAAAAATACACTTCAGTTGGTACTTCTGTCAGCGTGTGTTCTTTTAATAGTTTACTCTGATGAGTGGTGCATGATCCATTAGATTGGCTGAATTCATCACTACGTTTGACAACTCGACAGACAAAAATATGGCACACTAGGACCATGCAATGCTTCAGATGTGATTTAGACGAGGTGTTTCAGAACAGTTTGGAACAGGAATGCAGCTTCTCTCTACCAGCTCATGAAAGCAACTGCTTCTGTTTTCATTTAATGAGCTGCAGAGAGGTGCTGCATTTGTATTTCAGCGTATTTCAAACCATCTCTTTTTAAGTTATGCATTCATGATTTAGAGATTTTCAGTATTagcataaaaaataaacattcttgTCAAtgcttacgggaccgtctgctgccaccgattgcctctcactgacccgtgcgctctcacagggaaggactcctcagggtgccgtcggccaggcactgccgactggcgacacccaggggaagggccttttctgtgggggctcccaccctctggaacgaacttcccccaggacttcgcaacttcctgaccttcgaacctttcgccgcgagcttaagacacatctgtttatttgcgcaggagtggactagaattttaaattttgaatttggttttaattggggtttttattacttttattgctattttaaatattcagccttatttaataagttttttaattgatgttttattctgtatttatatgtatgttttttatcaggctgtaaaccgccctgagtccctcgggagatagggcggtataaaaatgcgaataaataaataaataaataaataaaatgctaaatTAAATCTGCTCTTGATCACTAAAAAATCTGAACATGAAATACTGTGATTTCCTTACCTTGCCCTTTTCTCTAAATCTTCTTCTAAAGCTTTcagtctcttctccctctctctgagTTCCCGAGCATAactaaaatcatcatcaatttctTCCTGTTTCAGAGTACGTCGACGCTATCAAAATATTCAGAAAGATTTTCAGAATAATTTTCCAAGACTGTATACTGAGCTGTATATTTTTTCaggcaaattatatatatattgctcccagaagcacgaagctgaagcctgaagatgacgaatgagacttcgtcgaaacgtcaccaaggcacttccaattttacacgggagaaaacccaaacaacacacacacacacacatacacacagctgCTAGTGAAAATGTACATTTCAGATGAATAAAAACATACCTCTTGATCTTTTACAAATTGTTCTTTCAACTTCTGAAATTGTTCACGTTTTTTTACATCCAGTGCCATTTTTTCTGATATCTGTTgatctaaaaataaaatgcatatttttataagaaaaaaacatAGAAGAAATTCAACTAGACTGCAAAGACAAGTATAAATTACCAGTAATGGCTTTGAGAGCTTTGCTAGCTGTTTCTCGAGCATGAGCATTTAACTCCTGTTTCTCAATTTCCATGCGCAAAACCTAGGAGAAAATCCATATGATTTACTGTAATTTCCAAATGTTATATCGTAAAAGGAGACATACATTAAATAAATTAGTAAATTTGAAATTCAAAATGTTATCACTCAGAAACCAAAATCTTGTCTAGATTTTGCCTAGATCCTGGACAATATAATGGAATAATTTCCAGTGTgaaattattctgttaaatatattTACCTTTTCTTCCTTGCTGATGGTACTATAGCGAGCAATTCTTTCCATTCGACCTACATAGACTGCACAATCTTTTTCAATCTCTTTTAACTCATCAAGGGAGAAAGTTACAGAAATCCGAGGAACAGGAATATCAGACCAGCATATGTAGTGCTGCAAAAATTGAAAGATTAAAACcaactttgtttttaaattatacacCTTTAACTTTTCATTAGCTACCTACGTTGTTTAAAGGCCACAATCCTATACTTTCTGAATCTGATGGGCTTTATTCCTCCTGTGTTTCTACTAtgaagaagataaaaaaataatctaaagCAAGCAATATAGAAGATATTCTGACCGCtcgttaaaaaaaatagtttttaggaACCTGCAAATAAAATGAACTCTAGAATTTCATGGAAATCATGACATAAAAGGAGACAGGACGTGAAACCCCTAAAACACAGAGCAGGGATCTCAAAACTTTGCAACTTTAGATTTGTCAACTtcaggttgaagtccacaagtcttaaagttgcctagctTGGACTATGCAACTGCACCttgtaagaaaacaaaaacaacagccaTGCAAGCTAGCAATTCCTTACTATAAGAGCCTGAAGCAGTAAAGATAAAGGATAGAACAGAACAATTTACAAGACTTATCAAATCCAATACCAATTATAACCTCCTTCTGATACATTTGGGAATAAATAATACTGTAAAAAAACAGCCAGGACCTCCACCTATGTTGAACATGATTGGTCACACAAACAAAagtggtataaataaataaattggggtgAATGGGAGAAATCTGCTTTCTAGGACCGCAATCTGAATTATCTAGATGATGGATTGTTGGCACCTAACAAggattggtaaaaaaaaatatttggacaaAGTGTGGCAAAGTTCAAAAGGCTTGAAACCAAATCCTCTGCAAAGTGGAAATAAAAATGCTGAAGGACCACAGAAAGAGATTTGTGTAATGCAAAAATTGTGCTTCTTAAGCCACTCAAAGAAAACTGAGAAACAACATTAGTTCATCACGTTCATGCCCTTCAATGTTAGTACTAATGTTTGGAGTATGGAAATAAACATGACCTTGAGTTCTCAATACAGAATATGGAAGGTACAACAGAGGCTGAGTGAAATGACTATGTCTGCAACACAGCAAGCGAATTATACTATTTATTCAAAAGGTAACAGAAGCAatactccactgtaaaaacatatggactacaaatcttgatcaaggcaaaacaatagatgcaatctacatagacttctgcaaagcttttgactcagtagtacacgataaacttctcctaaaactaaaatcctatggcatctcaggaccccttcacaaatggatatctgcttttctgtctaacagacaacaagtggtcaaaattggcaatgctttatcaaatcctgttcctgtcaagagtggcgtccctcaaggcagcgtccttggaccaacactcttcatactattcattaatgatctttgtgaccatatctcaagtaattgtgttctctttgctgacgatgtcaaactatttaacaccacagacaatacatctatcattcaaaaagaccttgatcatctaaccgcttggtctaaaacttggcaactccaaatctcaaccagcaaatgctcagtcttacatataggaaaaaagaacccaaacactaagtacatactagatggacattaccttagagATGACCCCattcctgttaaagacctcggagttttcatgtcaaatgatctaagtgccaaagcccactgcaactacatagcaaaaaaagctctaagagttgtaaacctaatcttgtgtagcttcttttccaaaaacaccacactactaaccagagcatataaaacatttgctagaccaattctagaatacagctcgcctgtttggaaccctcaccacatctctgacatcaatacaattgaacgtgtccagaaatattttacaagaagagttctccattcctctgaaaacaacaaaataccttatcctgccagacttgaaatcctaggcttagaaaacttggaactccgtcgcctacgacaagacctaagtttaactcacatctattgtaatgtccttcctgttaaagactacttcagcttcaattgcaataatactagagcaaccaatagatttaaacttaatgtcaaccgctttaatctagattgcagaaaatatgacttctgtaacagaatcatcagtgcttggaatactttacctgactctgtggtctcttcccataatcctaaaatcttcaaccaaaaactgtctactattgacctcaccccattcctaaggggaccataaggggcgtgcataagcgcacaaacgtgcctaccgttcctgtcctattgtttttcttttcttcttcctatatacatatatgcttatacctccttatatttacccatatatgtgtttatatattatataatctttttgtatgatacctacatatattgttatgacaaaataaataaataaataaataaataaataaataaataaataaataaataaataaataaatacatacaaagcAGGGAAAAGGAATTGTAAATATTAACCCTGCTTAGAGACTACAGGAAGCAAGGAAAAGATGTGGATAGTACTGTACTTTCCAAAAGAAAGCATGTCTCTCAATAAGGGATAAAACTGTAttcatagatatatatatatatttttgaaagagaaggtgaTTGTAATTACATCAGCATTGAGATAGGCTGCAAAGGCAGGTTTAGGTTGTATCAACAGAAGTCTAATTTTTAAATGACAGTAAATTATTGTTCTAGTTTATTTTGCTTTAGTCAGATGTACTTTCTGCCCTAGATCCAGTTCTGGGCACTACTTTAACAGAGTCTGAAAACTTGGAACAGATTCAGAAAACAGCTACAAGGATGATTAGCAGGTTCAAAAGTAAGCCCTAGGAAGAGAGACTAAGGGAGCTGGGCATGTTACCAGTGATAAAATATGAAGTGAGGAGGCATGACAGTatttctcaaatactggaaggaaaTTTTCATAGAAAATCAGAATGAAAAAAGAGGACAAGCTGTagaataaaagattaaaattataaGATTTCAAATAAATCTAAGGAGGGAAAAATCTTAGCAGAAAGAACAATCCAGCAATAAAATCAGTGAAAGTTGGTTGACTCCCCTTCGTTGAATTTGTTTGGGTGGAAGTTTGATTATCATCTGTTTGAAAGGGCTGTAACTTCCAATCCCACCCTGAGTAGGAGTTGGCATTATATGGACAAAATGACCCTATATTCACTCTAGAAATCTATCATTCTATCAAAAGCATTCCCTAAAATCTCTATCCTTTGagtacaaaagaaagaaaactaaaaaatctCCTAATGATTGCTAGGTTCCAGCTAATATActttggaaaaaagaagaaaagtttctAATTCAGCAAGTCTCTTAGACAATTTCAGTATCGCAGAAAAATAATGCCTCTTGCCCATGGATTCAAAGAATGAATATCATATTTGATGGTAACAACTGCGGGTATACACAGCCTCTAAAATTATATCAATAGCCTTAGAGTTAGTGTTTCAAATAtactaaacaaaataataaattaactTCTCATACCTACCCTGGGACAACACAGCTTCAGTAAATTTATAGTTTTCCCACAAATATATACATCATTAGCAATATGTTTCAAGAATACAGGAACACAATCTTCTACTTCTTTAGAAATCAAAACATATCCATGGGTCCAGTAATGCTTGTCTAAGTATAAAGAAGTATGACATATCAAGAAGAGTTCCGAAATATATCATTTTGGCACGGttttaaagcaataaaatgcAGTGAGAACCCAAATATTATCCATTTGTTCTTCACAAGCAAGGCAACTTCCTTTGAATGGCATTtgtgttgcaaatatttttcacTCATTAGGTTCCATTTCTCTCTCAATCCAACAAATCTTATAGAAATAACTGTTGTGTTGGAGAAAAATGAGTGGAGGGAGCCTTATTTGTGTTGCCCTGAGTTCCTGAACAAAacgtgggatataaatctaacattaTGTCAAAGAAAGCTTACCTCTAAAGCCAAGATAATCTTCATTCACCTGAATCATGAATTCACCATACACATCTCTGAATACACCACTATACACCCAGTCGTGGATAAACCTAAAGCAGAAAACATTGGAagtccttttaaaaaatgatattctaGGATGGCTGTTGTATGTAAGATTAATATGATATCACATTGGATTACTAAAATGATTCCGTTATTGTAACTGGGAAAATCTGTGTGCTCTAAGAAATCCATTATATCATTTTGCCAGATCACTGTGACAATGCATGGCTCCTACCTTGTGTACGGTTCACAACTTGTTTTCAGTAGGGACAGAAGAACTGGGTAATGCTCACTGCTGCAGTTATTAAGAGTCTCTTGGTAGAGATATGAAAGAAGTTTAACTCCCTGAAATACATACAAGCCAGTTTGTGTACAAAGCATAAAACTTACATTTTTTTCAGTTCAGACTCATTTGCCTGCTCTATCCAAGAAATCAACAGGATAAAGCTACTGTTCACAGCTGCTTCCTTCCTCAAGTAAGCCTGTTTTAGTAGTTACATATTCAGGCTCTCAACAGGTGGGGAAGTACACAGTATTTTTTGCTCAGttatattatttcaaatattgATGAGTACAAATATTACAAGTTGAATAGTATAGAAATCCCTTCAAACCATTTAAAATGCATGGCCACTAAACATGTTGAGACCAATTATTTATTCCAATcaagccataaataaataaatacatacacacacacacatatacatacatacatacatatataaatattgctGTGACAGAAACAAACCCATGTACTCACAGTTGGAAAGGAAGTACTGGTGCCTCCACCAGCTCCCACAGCAGTCGTTCCTATGCCACAGAGTTCAGCCAAATACCTTAACAAAAAGACAAAGCAGTTACACTTGCACAATCACTTGCAGAGTATTAAAACTGTCTAAGGTACTGGGCAGACAAGATAAGCTCTGAGCTATACCCTGATATTTGAAGATGATGATTAGAACCTTGCATTCTTAATGGAGTTTTTATGGAGTTGTTAAGGCAAACAAATGATGAGAGATCTTGCCTTCTAGAATCTAAACCAGGCTTTGACTCGTGCCTTGCTTCAAGGACTGCTTTTCGCTTTTGCTTTGAGGACTGCTGTTTGTCTTGCCTTAGTCTTGTGGACTGCTTTGTTTTACCTTCAGAACTGTCTTTGTCGTGTACCTTGTCGTGCCCTGAGGATTGCCACTTGTTTTATGACTGGACTTTCCTGGTAATATATGGGCTGTTGTTTGGGGGACTGAGGGTGACTGCCTCCAGGGGTGGAGCCTTACTGGTCATTGGAGGGCCATTTGTTGAACACTTCTTGAGGACAAACTGGGTCATAACAACATCTTCTTAGTCATAAAAATTATATGTTTAATTCAGGAACTTATTTTAGCAGCTTATTTAGCAGCTACAACTAAATTACAGTAAGCTGTtaaagcagagttccccaacctttctggttttGTGAACCAGCGGGGGGAGGGCAGAGCGGATAGTTATACATGAGCAGCCGTTTGCGTGAATGAAGCATGCACACACGTGcttgcctgctgcttgtgcaaatgggGATGTGCGCATGCCGCTTCCGCAGCCTGCTTCCAAATGTCTCCCAGCCCAGTAGTGGGTCACAGCCAGGTGGGGTTCAGGACCCCTGTGTTAAAATAAAGGCAGCACCTTTCACACCACTATTTCTGGGACACTGTTGAAAAGTGTTCAGTCTTCCATTTCTGTCCTATTACATTAATCCTAGAATGTTACCTTAACTGTCGTCCTAGTTTTCGGAAGAGAAAGCTGATTGTTAGAAGAGTTAAAGTTGGGGGTGTGGACAAAACACACGCTCGGTAGTACTGTAAGTATTTCCTCAGTCCACTTGTGAATGCCTAACAACAGTAAAAAGAAAGGgttttttaaacttaaaaatattaAGTACACCGTATCTCATAGTTTACTAAACTGGAAAATGGCGATAGGATACATTGATTTTTTTCAGAGGATAAGGGTCTTTTCACACACTACAGCTTAAGACACCAATCTTTTGAAACATAAAACCATTGTTCAGTAGTAGCACACATTCTCTGCATGAACAAATGAATTTTTATATCATGTTAAGTTATGGCTTACTTAATCACAGTTGATAATTGAGACACAATTGAATTACTACCAATTCTTACAGTATAAACCATGAGGGCTACAATACACTGAGTCAAAACCAAATAATGGCAGCTAAAAAAACTTGGTTTAATTTATATCCACTTACAAATATATAGCAGTGGGCAATCAGAAAGATTTCTACCTAACATAGTCAACAATATATTCTGTACACTACATATACCTACAATTTTGTGGGATATGGACAACAGTATGTTGAATTCTAAGGCAAACTCTAGCCTTGGGGATCCCTGAATTTATACAATAGCATAAGCAGTATGGAATGGAACTGGGCTTTTGCATTCCTTGTGATATATCCACCAAAATGTGCCAAAATTGACTGGTTCTAGTCTTAGGTTACATTATAGAATTTTGGCACAAATATGAATCTGAATGTTGGTTGCTGAATAAATCAAGAACAGCATATCATAGAAGGCATTTGTGAGAATAAACAGAATGCAAAACAAATGGTACAATGCTAAGACAAAGACATGTGAATGCTCCCTTGGCTATTTTGTGTCTTTATGTGTAGATATACAGTGTAAGGaatatttatttcagttattTGGTATTTTGGGCTAAGTTTAAGACAGGAATCTACATGTGTTTTTGTATGCAGAGACAATGCTACATTGTTAATGAGGTTAATAAGTTAATGAAGGCATGAGACACTGTTACCAGTACCTCCTATCCAAAAACTGCCTTAAATGTTACACCAAAGCTTGGCAAAGCCTTCCACTAGCCAAGTACTCTGCCTGATTATCAAGCAGGAAGCTAAGAATCCAGAACAACTCCTGAATAATGAACCTGTTTCTTCAGGGAAGTGCAAATCCAAGAAAAGCTAGCTTAGGCCTTGTTAGAGATCTAATGGTTTCTGTAGAGACAGCAGCACTATCCTCTGGGACACAATAGCAGCTTGCTTTGTCCCATCCAATGTATTATGATCTCAAGAGACTCTATAAAGAATCTCATAACCAGGTTGAATCCCAAGTGAAATGTAACAGTTAAGCTTATGCATGAATAAGGTTCTGCTTACTCTCAACACCTCATTCTCTCTGCACTTTGTGAAGAAGAGTTTTGTACAACCGGGATTTAATTGAACAGCATAAGAATAAAAGGcaattttttcttccaaaacagaGAACATACCAGACTTTACTAATGGATATTAGGTAAAGAGAAGACTATATTCAaccaaattaataataaaaactgcaAGTGAATTACCTGAAATACAAGCCCTTTTTTGTATGAGGAGTCTAGAACTGGTTGAACAGAAAAACGGCTCAGCCGTGTGTAATATGTTCCATATTCAGCCACTTCTGACAATAGACAGTTCATACTTTCAGGTGAAGTTCCAGAGACATAAATGCCTTGTTTCACTACAAATATCTGAACTGCCTATAAAGTTGGGAAAATAACAGGAAATTACTAAAATGCACAGCGTAGAAAGATTTACTAAACAAATGCAGGTCCTCATAAATCCAACTGTGAATATTTAAATGtactatttttatattaatttttaaaataaaaaactactGAATA includes the following:
- the TUBGCP6 gene encoding gamma-tubulin complex component 6 isoform X1 yields the protein MEGITKLFGDLCEAHIVSVSTKVHLNKRKSSKKISRKSLQKIVYNTLFAKLFLDETHKVSQSNFSKLPVKNKILMLSFNLRVAGLSLEADRLEQLVEELEKSTCLPFTEITSILDFLVQLAGTGPPHCSPLKKDYFVNNKYVGRNTKYQGYDYYDVSIFEADVQAFIANEELQCNDTIQKTLQIMEAAPGTGLPMVELFSQNCSMGDRYERETRVSLFGALIHSRTYDMDIKLDLPPVPDNADLSGLAIKVPQSIDPSEDEGFQSASNLTPDSQSEPSVTPDLDLWEAALTYGPSKRRCWERIGFPPGKKEEPYLSEAGREAFDKFCRLREQELQLFSNTKFQLLQRVLVKEPEIVKDVLNVLIGVVSTSFSFNQAVQIFVVKQGIYVSGTSPESMNCLLSEVAEYGTYYTRLSRFSVQPVLDSSYKKGLVFQAFTSGLRKYLQYYRACVLSTPPTLTLLTISFLFRKLGRQLRYLAELCGIGTTAVGAGGGTSTSFPTGVKLLSYLYQETLNNCSSEHYPVLLSLLKTSCEPYTRFIHDWVYSGVFRDVYGEFMIQVNEDYLGFRDKHYWTHGYVLISKEVEDCVPVFLKHIANDVYICGKTINLLKLCCPRHYICWSDIPVPRISVTFSLDELKEIEKDCAVYVGRMERIARYSTISKEEKVLRMEIEKQELNAHARETASKALKAITDQQISEKMALDVKKREQFQKLKEQFVKDQERRRTLKQEEIDDDFSYARELREREKRLKALEEDLEKRARQELIDHYTKLSEDAARREKKALWRIQRHKLEAARLNFLLKDQQHIEDMLEKLPGGKYRKKVNIIPEDQSQQVMLAAGQGRDADLQVTSLESDHQKVMNMGRDTKSELTNYISNDQSLELTQPLNVQPTDCSESEEAEVASQTVSSDQMATLSKGMSELGLNFEDFLPKPQEEILQTTQQANLLDEALESINSDLSLSDQRKESDSLPKEATEGEAVFHASLDNEYDFNTVLSPLVSQSHIQVGENVFDVESRRPRWNIHGHISDASIKIGGYVPHTELSQPHSNPHGHSSDAHIKVGEYTSGEGPRRPRWNIHGHVSIAHIPVGEYASEVELSRPRWNIHGHASDANIEIGEYVPKVEATRARWNTQGDILDTNICTGENVSESLSSRPRWNVHGHASESHFKVGELVSDSESSKPRWSAFGHASQSSIQLGEWTPSTDSDPIPHLKAGFGPASSCTVQTFLYNGGCSDGKGEEQKTRPPDLELANLDKTQEKSFGEEEQVVIRDDTEDLQPFPVEEPEKSTSLCVVTQQISVSEVIVSENQEGGSTSVAMWKKEDDYLQALSNQYCLEKYQDQYEFMSELPVSHLLHHMIPRSYTFPVDPSKQSATDETAVQLSELLSLPVLMKRSITTPLVSHVSLVNKAIVDYYFVELNVEKHFEALRHFLLMEDGEFAQSLSDLLFEKLGSGQTPGELLNPLVLNSILNKALQYSLHGDSHLASNLSFALKYLPDMFKPNAPDALTCLDLRYKVDWPLNIVITENCMNKYNKIFSFLLQLKHMVWTLKDVWFHLKRTALVKHASNSVQFRQLQLYKHEMQHFVKVIQGYIANQILHVTWCEFGNKLSSVGNLEEIYRTHAEYLNKAIFRGLLTEKAAPVMNIIHSIFSLILKFRSQLISQSWNFDSSKHVAVHPNFGLMQQSYNTFKYYSHFLFNVVTKLINRGYQPHLEDFLLRINFNNYYKDN